A genomic region of Canis aureus isolate CA01 chromosome 16, VMU_Caureus_v.1.0, whole genome shotgun sequence contains the following coding sequences:
- the NRARP gene encoding notch-regulated ankyrin repeat-containing protein yields MSQAELSTCSAPQTQRIFQEAVRKGNTQELQSLLQNMTNCEFNVNSFGPEGQTALHQSVIDGNLELVKLLVKFGADIRLANRDGWSALHIAAFGGHQDIVLYLITKAKYAGGGR; encoded by the coding sequence ATGAGCCAGGCTGAGCTGTCCACCTGCTCGGCGCCGCAGACGCAGCGCATCTTCCAGGAGGCCGTGCGCAAGGGCAACACGCAGGAGCTGCAGTCACTGCTGCAGAACATGACCAACTGCGAGTTCAACGTGAACTCGTTCGGGCCCGAGGGCCAGACGGCGCTGCACCAGTCGGTCATCGACGGCAACCTGGAGCTCGTGAAGCTGCTGGTCAAGTTCGGCGCGGACATCCGCCTGGCTAACCGCGACGGCTGGAGCGCGCTGCACATCGCCGCGTTTGGCGGCCACCAGGACATCGTGCTCTATCTCATCACCAAGGCCAAGTACGCGGGCGGCGGCCGGTGA